A single genomic interval of Selenobaculum gibii harbors:
- a CDS encoding nitroreductase family protein produces the protein MSDCIRIDKAACIGCGMCVKDCPHHAIVLKDKIAEMKLDRCMECGHCVAVCPKAAVSMNGYAMDEVKEYDRDTFTIAPETFLNNIKFRRSIRHYKNMPVEHEKIMQIIDAGRYTPTGSNKQRIRYVVAEHPEDNIEKDAIITFRKIKSVTDVVGKFIKLPIDTRKYQVDKGFFFQGAPTAIFVISDDTVDAALASTNMGTMAESLGLGVLYVGFFVRAARINKTIRKKLSITGKERLVTAIAIGYPDAHYKRTVPRKPAKVQWL, from the coding sequence ATGTCAGATTGTATTCGAATTGATAAAGCCGCTTGCATTGGCTGTGGAATGTGCGTGAAGGATTGTCCGCACCATGCCATTGTTTTGAAGGATAAAATAGCTGAAATGAAACTTGATCGTTGCATGGAATGCGGTCACTGCGTTGCGGTCTGTCCAAAAGCTGCCGTCAGCATGAATGGCTATGCTATGGACGAGGTAAAAGAATATGATAGGGATACTTTTACCATCGCGCCTGAAACCTTCCTCAATAACATAAAGTTCAGACGCTCCATCAGGCATTATAAGAATATGCCTGTAGAACATGAAAAAATCATGCAGATAATTGATGCTGGAAGGTACACCCCTACGGGAAGCAATAAGCAGCGGATACGTTATGTTGTTGCTGAACACCCGGAGGATAATATCGAAAAGGACGCAATCATAACCTTTCGGAAGATAAAGTCCGTAACCGATGTGGTTGGTAAATTCATTAAGTTACCGATTGATACGAGAAAATATCAAGTTGATAAAGGGTTTTTCTTCCAGGGGGCGCCAACAGCTATTTTTGTAATATCCGATGATACGGTCGATGCTGCATTGGCTTCAACAAATATGGGTACTATGGCTGAATCACTTGGTCTTGGTGTATTATATGTTGGATTCTTTGTACGAGCTGCACGAATAAATAAAACTATCCGCAAAAAGCTATCGATTACAGGGAAAGAACGATTGGTAACTGCTATTGCTATTGGCTATCCTGATGCTCATTACAAGCGGACTGTTCCGAGAAAACCAGCAAAAGTGCAATGGCTGTAA
- a CDS encoding TetR/AcrR family transcriptional regulator, with the protein MTKEPSNIIAIRSRKWIISALLELMAEKKYDKITTQNIIERAALTRQTFYRHFKSKDFVLFAYIAQLYEALVEEVNKLEVKTFYAVLVVYFEFWKNHRDFLNLLNKTEFRYDPIECYHTYMEKILSTVENQICSEKVDTKYIQSFMAGGLGNIKNTWINDNYQESPEKLSEIIVTLLGEKH; encoded by the coding sequence TTGACAAAAGAACCTTCAAACATCATAGCCATAAGGTCAAGAAAATGGATCATTAGTGCCTTGTTAGAATTAATGGCCGAAAAAAAATATGATAAAATTACAACACAAAATATTATTGAGAGAGCAGCTTTAACTCGACAAACATTTTACCGACACTTTAAATCAAAAGATTTTGTGTTATTTGCTTATATCGCTCAGTTATACGAAGCTCTTGTTGAAGAGGTTAATAAATTGGAGGTAAAAACATTTTATGCAGTATTAGTAGTCTATTTTGAATTTTGGAAAAACCATAGGGATTTTTTAAATCTACTAAATAAAACTGAATTTAGATATGATCCTATTGAATGTTATCACACATATATGGAAAAAATTTTAAGTACAGTTGAAAACCAGATTTGTAGCGAAAAAGTAGACACGAAATACATTCAATCGTTTATGGCAGGTGGCTTGGGAAACATAAAAAATACTTGGATAAATGATAATTATCAAGAATCGCCTGAAAAACTTTCTGAAATCATCGTTACTTTATTAGGTGAAAAACATTAA